A window of Diorhabda carinulata isolate Delta chromosome 7, icDioCari1.1, whole genome shotgun sequence contains these coding sequences:
- the LOC130896762 gene encoding zinc finger RNA-binding protein-like isoform X5 — MATNNYFGFTHGGTQYGATTGAYQAGQAGYAVATPATAAAATYGTQRATGYDTAYQAAAAASQGTYAAVGTGATPAYEYGYGQTAATGYASGYDQTAAAAAAAAAVAKPATYATTYTQRATTQQAQQVATAAVAAAAAAKQPTQYTATYQPTVTAYQTNYAQPAAQTTIAAQPTTQAKQQANSTTTYSGYDAALYSAATMYVAQQSGGAQQKTGAWQNYKKAGIGAKSIRPKAPPKPQQLHYCDVCKISCAGPQTYREHLEGQKHKKREAATKMAASVAVTSQNRAGNSLRCQLCDVTCTGNDAYAAHIRGAKHQKVVLLHTKLGKPIPPQEPEVIGGAKKSVSSTPKINFVASGGLGVNSGNGETIKEEEEETPEPDIQPVGQDYIEEIKSDDGKVISFNCKLCECRFNDPNAKEMHMKGRRHRLQYKKKVNPDLVVDVKPSLRQRKIQEEKMRRAALREEFWARRHYPDINEGLYWDDHRRYEDEYMSMVGHGNMGPYQRMRPFPGGQAPYFQGGLPRRTESSDDKHVMARHAEIYPKDEELQAIQRIVSHTERALKIVSDLMGDGKGAKTEVKTEEKSEHQQKEDGRDNQLFSFQQGDQNRILKGVMRVGHLAKGLLLRGDTNVELVVLCADKPTLTLLKKVVEHLPTALKQVAKEQSYTVAINASEAGLIIAGDNLTVLVQFTSPIIREQQGKSFGSTFVRYHHPYPKRFMSKSSYMVTIIPMGYGIACRKSYFISSWSIAVIAWRRVKKSYGSSG; from the exons ATGGCCACTAATAATTATTTCGGATTTACACACGGAGGAACGCAATATGG CGCAACTACTGGCGCTTATCAGGCGGGACAAGCTGGTTATGCTGTAGCCACACCAGCTACAGCTGCCGCAGCAACTTACGGTACCCAGAGAGCTACAGGCTACGACACTGCCTACCAAGCTGCTGCAGCTGCTTCTCAAGGGACTTATGCTGCTGTAGGAACTGGTGCAACACCTGCATATGAATATGGATATG gACAAACAGCAGCAACAGGTTATGCAAGTGGATATGATCAAACTGCTGCAGCAGCTGCTGCGGCCGCTGCTGTAGCCAAACCTGCCACTTATGCTACAACATACACTCAAAGAGCTACCACACAGCAGGCACAACAAGTAGCT ACAGCCGCCGTTGCAGCTGCAGCTGCTGCTAAACAGCCTACACAATATACAGCTACATACCAACCTACTGTGACAGCATATCAAACTAATTATGCTCAACCTGCTGCACAAACTACTATAGCAGCACAACCTACAACTCAAGCCAAACAAC AGGCTAATTCTACAACAACATATTCAGGATATGATGCTGCACTTTATTCAGCAGCGACAATGTATGTAGCCCAACAATCTGGGGGCGCCCAACAGAAAACTGGAGCGTggcaaaattacaaaaaagcaGGAATAGGAGCTAAAAGTATTCGTCCCAAGGCACCGCCAAAACCTCAACAATTACATTATTGTGATGTATGCAAAATTag ttGTGCTGGGCCTCAAACATATAGGGAACATTTAGAAGGTCAAAAACATAAGAAACGTGAAGCAGCCACCAAAATGGCCGCTTCTGTAGCAGTAACTAGCCAAAATCGCGCAGGAAATTCATTAAGATGTCAGTTGTGTGATGTTACTTGTACAG GTAATGACGCATACGCCGCCCATATACGTGGAGCTAAACATCAAAAAGTAGTTCTACTTCACACCAAACTTGGTAAACCGATACCACCTCAAGAACCCGAAGTTATAGGTGGAGCCAAAAAATCAGTTTCTTCAACAccgaaaattaattttgttgcCTCTGGAGGTTTGGGAGTGAATTCTGGAAATGGAGAAACTATtaaagaagaggaagaagaaacgCCAGAACCGGACATTCAACCTGTTGGTCAAgattatattgaagaaattaaaagtGACGATGGAAAG gtAATTAGTTTTAATTGTAAACTATGCGAATGTCGGTTTAATGATCCGAATGCTAAAGAAATGCACATGAAAGGCAGAAGACACAGATTACAGTATAAAAAGAAAGTAAATCCAGATCTTGTAGTTGATGTTAAACCTTCCCTCagacaaagaaaaattcaagaaGAGAAAATGAGGAGAGCT GCATTAAGAGAAGAATTTTGGGCACGTCGTCATTATCCTGATATCAATGAAGGTTTGTATTGGGATGATCATAGAAGATATGAAGATGAATATATGTCAATGGTAGGGCATGGAAATATGGGTCCTTATCAAAGAATGAGGCCATTTCCCGGAGGACAAGCACCT TATTTTCAGGGTGGATTACCACGTAGGACAGAATCTAGTGATGACAAACACGTAATGGCTCGACACGCTGAAATTTATCCTAAAGATGAAGAACTCCAAGCTATACAACGCATTGTTTCTCACACCGAAAGGGCTCTTAAAATAGTGTCCGATCTAATGGGTGACGGAAAAGGTGCTAAAACTGAAGTCAAAACTGAGGAAAAATCAGAACATCAACAAAAAGAAGATGGTCGCGACAATCAACT attttccttTCAACAGGGCGATCAAAATCGTATTCTGAAAGGCGTTATGCGTGTTGGTCATCTCGCTAAAGGTCTTCTTTTGCGTGGCGACACAAACGTCGAATTGGTCGTACTGTGCGCCGACAAACCTACTCTTACACTCTTAAAGAAAGTAGTGGAACATTTACCAACAGCATTAAAGCAAGTGGCGAAAGAACAATCTTATACTGTTGCAATCAACGCCTCTGAAGCCGGTTTGATTATTGCAGGAGACAACTTAACGGTTCTGGTACAATTCACGAGTCCAATTATTAGAGAACAGCAAG GCAAGAGCTTTGGGTCTACATTCGTGCGTTATCATCATCCGTATCCTAAGAGATTTATGTCAAAGAGTTCCTACATGGTCACCATTATCCCCATGG gCTATGGAATTGCTTGCCGAAAAAGTTATTTCATCAGTTCCTGGTCAATCGCAGTTATCGCCTGGAGACGCGTTAAGAAGAGTTATGGAAGCAGTGGCTAG